One segment of Salvelinus alpinus chromosome 1, SLU_Salpinus.1, whole genome shotgun sequence DNA contains the following:
- the socs1a gene encoding suppressor of cytokine signaling 1a: MVAHSTVEEQDTTPSPSSSSSSSPSRPRDTSTLLSTPHSEDHHATSPPPSSSSSVSQSHSQHPSNQCVASPIPVPDHQPPLPLLDPVPTHFPLFPCKADFLLITRTASMLERSGFYWGPLGVEEAHSRLKDVATGTFLIRDSRQKDVFFTLSYRAASGPVSVRIIYKGQRFSLAGSEHSFPCLFLLLEHYMNSSKKSLTVPYRKQRPTLQELCRKQVVESCGGEVERVARVPVNPVLKHFLLEFPYRI, encoded by the exons ATGGTCGCTCACAGCACTGTGGAAGAACAAGACACAACACCTtcaccttcatcatcatcatcatcgtcacctTCTCGACCCAGGGacacctccaccctcctctcgaCTCCACACTCGGAGGACCACCACGCTACCTCGCCACCACCATCGTCATCCTCATCAGTGTCCCAGTCACACAGTCAGCACCCATCCAACCAGTGTGTGGCGTCCCCTATCCCAGTACCAGACCACCAACCCCCTCTGCCCCTCCTGGACCCGGTGCCCACCCACTTTCCTCTGTTCCCCTGCAAGGCAGACTTCCTGTTAATCACCCGGACGGCCTCCATGTTGGAACGTTCCGGCTTCTACTGGGGCCCGCTAGGCGTGGAGGAG GCTCACAGTCGACTGAAGGACGTTGCCACGGGAACATTCTTGATCCGGGACAGTCGTCAGAAAGACGTCTTCTTCACGTTGTCCTATCGCGCCGCCAGCGGCCCGGTCAGCGTACGCATCATCTATAAGGGACAGCGGTTCAGCCTGGCAGGAAGTGAGCACTCTTTCCCCTGCCTCTTCCTCCTACTGGAACACTACATGAATTCCTCTAAGAAAAGCCTGACTGTCCCGTACAGGAAGCAGCGCCCGACGCTCCAGGAGCTGTGCAGGAAACAGGTCGTGGAGTCGTGCGGCGGCGAGGTGGAGCGGGTCGCGAGGGTCCCCGTCAACCCAGTCCTGAAACACTTCCTGTTAGAGTTCCCGTACAGGATATGA